GACCTGCTCCGACCAGTACTCGGGGTCCCGTACGGCGTCGGGGTCGGCCCAGTCCCCGGTCACGTTCGACACCAGCGGCAGCTGGGCCGGCCGGTTGGGCACGTCGCCCACGACCTCCAGCAGCCTGTCCGCCGCCGGCTCCATCCTGGCCGAGTGGAAGGCCCGCCGGTTGGGCAGCAGCCGGGTCTCCAGCCCGTCCAGGCTGCCGTCGGACAGCAGCTCCACCACGGCCTCCGGACCGCCGGAGACGACCACCCGCTCCGGCCCGACGACGGCGATCTCCACGTCGACGTCCGGGTCGATCCGCTCCGCGACCTCCTCGGCCGGAGCCGCGACGGCGGCCATCCGGCCCGGCTCGGTGGCCCGCATGGCCCCGGCCCGCTCGCAGACCAGGGCCGCCGCCTCGGCGGGGGTCCACACCCCGGCGAGCGTCGCCGCGGCGTACTCCCCGATGCTGTTGCCGAGCATGGCCAGCGGGGTGACGCCCCAGTCGCCGAGCTGCCGGCCGAGGGCGAAGCCGAGGGCGAAGAGGCCGAGCTGCTGGTGCACGGTGTCGGTGAACCACTCCGCCGGCGCCCCGCCCTCGGTCACCACCGGGCCGAGGTCCACCGCGTACTCCTGCCGGATCGCGTCGCGGATCTCGTCGAAGGAGTCCCGGAAGCCGCCGAGCAGGCGGTACGCCGCCGACCCGGCCGCCCCGCGCAGCAGGCCCTGCCCGGGGAAGAGGAACGCGACCCGGTCCAGCGGGCGCGGGGTGCCCGGGTCGGCCGGTGCCCGCAGCAGCCGGGCGGCCTCCGCCGGGTCGGCGGCCACGACCGTACGGCGGGAGCCCAGGCGCCGGCGGCCGGCCAGCGTCCGGGACACCGCCGGCAGCGCGACGTCCGCCGCCTCCAGGTGCTCGGCGAGGTCGGTGCCGTACCGGTCGAGGCTGCCGGGCGAGCCGGCGGACAGGGCGAGCAGCCGGATCCCGGTCCGGGGCGTCGGACGGCGCCGGGACGGCGCGCCCGCCACGACGACGTGCGCGTTGGTGCCGCCCACCCCGAACGAGCTGACCGCGGCGAGCCGGGGCCGGTCGTCCGGCCAGGGCTGGTGGCTCGTACAGACCCGGAACGGGGTGGACTCGATCTCCAGCAGCGGGTTGGGGGCGGTGTAGTGCAGGGTCGGCACCAGCTCGCCGTGCTCCAGCATCAGCACGGTCTTGATCAGGCCGGCGACCCCGGACGCCGCCCCGGTGTGGCCGAGGTTGCTCTTCACCGCGCCCAGCCAGCACGAGCCGGTCGCGTCGGTGGACATCCGGAACACGTCGGTGAGCGCCCGCACCTCGACCGGGTCGCCGATCCGCGTCCCGGTGCCGTGCGCCTCGACGTGGCCGAGGTCGGCCGGATCGATGCCGGCGGCCTTCTGCGCGAACAGGATCACGTCGCGCTGCCCCGGGATCGCCGGTGCGCTGTAGCCGACCTTGTCCCCGCCGTCGTTGTTGACCGCCGAGCCGGCGATGACCGCGGCGATCCGGTCGCCGTCGGTCAGCGCGTCCTCGAGCCGCTTGAGCACGACGACGCCGACGCCCTCGCTGGGTACGGTGCCCGCGGCCTGCTGGTCGAACGGCCGGCAGTGCCCGTCCGGCGAGAGGATCCCGCCCTCCTGGTAGATGTAGCCGCGGTCGTCGGCCGCGCCGATCGAGGCCCCGCCGGCCAGCGCGGCGTCGCACTCGTAGCCGAGCAGGCTCTGCACGGCCATGTGCACCGCCGTCAGCGACGTCGAGCAGGCCGTCTGCACGGTGATCGCCGGCCCCCGCAGCCCCAGCTTGTACGCCACCCGCGAGGTCAGGAAGTCCTTGTCCTGGCCGATGAGCTGGGTCAGCGCGGGGTTCGCGGCGTGCGTGGCGACCCAGTCGACGCCGCCGTACACGCCGACCAGGCCGGGGAACCGGGCCGGGTCGAGGCCGGCGTCGTCGCACGCGGCCGTGGCGCACTCCAGGAACACCCGCTGCTGCGGGTCGATGCCGGCCGCGTCGGCCCGGCTGTAGCCGAACATCGACCAGTCGAAGCCGCGCGCGCCGGGGACCAGCCCCCGGGCAGCGACGAAGTCGGGCCGTTTGACCAGGACCGGGTCCGCCCCGGCCGCGACCAGCTCCTCCGGGGTCCAGTGGCTGATGCCCTCGGTGCCCGCGCACAGGGCCGCCCAGAGGCTGCCGGCGTCGGCCGCCCCCGGGTAGCGGCAGGCCAGCCCGACGACGGCGACCGCGTTGTCCATCGGCACGCTCATCGCCCCCGGGCCCGGCGCCGCAGGCTGTCCCGCCGGGCGGCGGCCCGCTCGTCCACACCCAGCCCGGGCGCACCGGCGGGATCGGGCGGCGGCTGGTCCGGCTCGGTCAGGAAGCGGGCCATCGCCGCGACCGTCGAGTTCTCGAACAGCTGCTGGATCGGCAGCTCCACCGCGAACGCCCGGCACAGCTCGGCGTGCAGGGTGACCAGGCGCATGGAGTTGCCGCCCACGTCGAAGAAGTTGTCGTCCCGGCCGACCGAGTCGACCTTGAGCACGCGGGACCAGATCCCGGCCACCGTCCGCTCGGTGTCGGTGTCGATGACCGGGCCGCCGGCCTTCCTCGCCGGCTCGGGGACGTCCCGGCTTCCGGCCGCGAGCAGGCCCAGGTCGAGGTCACCGGCGCCGACCAGCGCCTCGAACGTCCGGACGTACAGCGCGGCGAGCTCGGCCGCGGCCACGGCCGAGAGGCGGTCGCCCCGGTAGGACAGCTCGCCCTCCATCCGGTCGCCGCCGACCACGACCGACAGGCACACCGCGAACTTCCCGACCGTGCCGGTGCCGGCGACGAGCGAGAGCGCGGTCAGCTCGCGGCCCGCGATCTCCGGCAACTTCGCCGGCCGGGTCAGCGGAGCCAGCACGACG
The DNA window shown above is from Mycobacteriales bacterium and carries:
- a CDS encoding beta-ketoacyl synthase N-terminal-like domain-containing protein, producing MSVPMDNAVAVVGLACRYPGAADAGSLWAALCAGTEGISHWTPEELVAAGADPVLVKRPDFVAARGLVPGARGFDWSMFGYSRADAAGIDPQQRVFLECATAACDDAGLDPARFPGLVGVYGGVDWVATHAANPALTQLIGQDKDFLTSRVAYKLGLRGPAITVQTACSTSLTAVHMAVQSLLGYECDAALAGGASIGAADDRGYIYQEGGILSPDGHCRPFDQQAAGTVPSEGVGVVVLKRLEDALTDGDRIAAVIAGSAVNNDGGDKVGYSAPAIPGQRDVILFAQKAAGIDPADLGHVEAHGTGTRIGDPVEVRALTDVFRMSTDATGSCWLGAVKSNLGHTGAASGVAGLIKTVLMLEHGELVPTLHYTAPNPLLEIESTPFRVCTSHQPWPDDRPRLAAVSSFGVGGTNAHVVVAGAPSRRRPTPRTGIRLLALSAGSPGSLDRYGTDLAEHLEAADVALPAVSRTLAGRRRLGSRRTVVAADPAEAARLLRAPADPGTPRPLDRVAFLFPGQGLLRGAAGSAAYRLLGGFRDSFDEIRDAIRQEYAVDLGPVVTEGGAPAEWFTDTVHQQLGLFALGFALGRQLGDWGVTPLAMLGNSIGEYAAATLAGVWTPAEAAALVCERAGAMRATEPGRMAAVAAPAEEVAERIDPDVDVEIAVVGPERVVVSGGPEAVVELLSDGSLDGLETRLLPNRRAFHSARMEPAADRLLEVVGDVPNRPAQLPLVSNVTGDWADPDAVRDPEYWSEQVRLPVQLDDSLGTVLAAGCDTYLELGPGTSMIGSLRRHRDWVAEHATVPLLGGADEDPERGLLRALGQLWERGLDLDLDGLQEAQAPVRCTLPAAPFDSRDPELAPVAEPVPDDDGPAADPLRAVLARLWCEALGVASARDEDDFFALGGESLMAVHLVARVREHAATVSVADFTRDATFGHLLEMAASAASGPVPGVEVLSPGDGRGTPLFLAADALGTAMTYQVLAGLLGVDRPVYGLQPVATPGTARAARIEQIAAQHVDALVRVQPAGPYTVGGWSFGAVVAHEMACELTRRGHRVEALICLDGGITPGRRPIGLHPTPLRRNIRLQVDAALGRGPVGELVGQAPGLRRLFIANVGAAMRYRPGPMPGPAYVFPADVDERWAQRLQRDLAGSYERVEVCPVAGDHWSMLTEPHVRGLAEQVRRVLAGGSGAGRG